In the genome of Caulobacter flavus, the window AGTCATGCTCTACGATTATTCCGTACTGCCGCATTACTGATGGCGATAACGATACGAAGTTGTACTTAAGCTCCGCAGTCGGTGCTTCGCCGTCTTCGAGCGCGCTTGCCGGGGATGCTGCGCCAATGGCGCGGGGGTCCGCACCGGTAGCGTTGTCGATGCAGGTCATCACGCTCCAATCGACGCCCGCTCGCTTCAAGAGTGCGCGTGCGGAAGCGTCGTTGGAGCGGATGGCGGCGGCCATAGCTGGGGAGATCTTCCTCGGGCTGGCCGCCAACGCTGCGCTCCAGAAGGCGGGGGAGTTGTGAAACCAAACGTAACTCCCCCGCATGATCTCTTTGGATGGTGCAGGGGCGAACACGAACAGCGCGCAAGCCGAGTGGCAACGCTTGTTTACGCTGACGGTGACGCCTTTATCGACGATGTCGTTCCCAAGTTTTATCGCAGATTTTTGCTCCCCACCCCCGCTGTTGATGATTAGCGTGTCGCCTTTGACGAGCTGGGCGGAGATGTGGGCTACCGACTCCTCATTGAGCTCCCCCTTGAACCAAAGCTTTCCTTGGTCGCGCGTCAGGTACCCCTCCTGGCTCGAGGTTGCCGCCGCCGAGCAGGCGGCCAAGGCGGAGGAAAGAGTGAGCAGAAGGAGCGGCGTGGCGGCGCGCATCATTGATAGCCTCTTCACGTCGTGGGGACCCAGCCGCTTAGCATCTGCTTCAAGCGAATTTCGTAAGCAGCTTCCTTGGCTCGAGCTTCAGCGACAGCCTTCTCGGGGTTTGTTGACAGAGCGGCTAGCGGTCTGAGGCCCATAGCTATGAGCTTTGAGGATACTTCATCGTAGCTCGCAAGCAGGGGGGTCACCAGCATCTTCTGAGCAAGCATGGCGACATGCAGGTCGACGGCCCAGTCGTTATGGGAGCGATCCTCTTGATACTGGAGGCCGCTTATCGTGTTCCAATTGTTGTACGTGGATGGGTAGTATTCATTATCAACTAAGGCACCATTTTTGTCGTAAAATTCGTAACCCCAGTCTCCCGACCTGACGTAGCCCATATATTGGCCCTTCTTGTCAGTTACGGGTGACTCCCAGTAGCCGTCCTTTATTATTAGCCCCTCGTCCTTCACTAGGTCTTCATTGGGTGGCGGGGCCTTGAGAAGCTCTACGATCGAATTTAGAACAACCACAGCATCGGGCGCGTGCTTTAGGAAATCAAATGCACGAAGGCGAGCATCGCCTGTGCGTATGAAGTAGTCGTTGTCCACAAGTTGACCTAGCTGACCATTGTCGCGGGTGTATGTCACGACAACGGGATCAACCGAGCCGTCTCCATTAGAGTCGCCGCCCCCCTCGGCCGAAACAACCGTAATCGGATTAATTATCTGCCCCTGAGCATTCTTGATGCCCATTGTTAGGTCGTAGGAGAAATAATAACTCGTGTTGTTGTTGGCGTTGCTGAAGCTGTAAAAGAAATCTGTAGACCTCTCTATGATTTCGGGGTCATACTCATAATAATCCATTCCTTCCCAGTCTTCGGGGCTGCTGTGTAGGGCTGGGTCGTCTTGGAGGTTGTCGCTGTAGTTTTCAAATATTACAATCTCTTGGAGAAGGTCGTAACTTGCCCAGTTCACCTCATTTGGATCGGGAGGGGTGACGGGGCCGCCCGGATCCGGATCGGTCGGGATTGTCGGGTGATCGGTTTCGCCGTCATCGCCAACACCGCCCCCGGCGATAAGGTTTGCTTCGCGCAACGTAAGTTCACGGAACATTTTTCAGCACCCCCAAGCTTTTGCTTTTGGAGAATTCCTCAGCATAATTTTCAATTGTCCGAGACATGGACGATATGTAGCCATCCCAGTCTCCGTCTTCAGAGAGTTGGATTAGTAGGCTCGCATCCATCCTGCACTCCATGATGAGTATGTAGGTTAGCGGCAGGGTTGGATTTTTTATCGATCCGTCCTTTATTAGGGAGGAAGTAGCAATAAGCCTCGCAAGGCGACCGTTTCCATCTTCAAATGGATGGTGAAGTATGGTGCTTGCATAGTAGAACATGGCTCTACAGAAGCCTGGTGCGAAATTGTCGGCTTCCTCGCGAAGAAACGCGGGCCAACGGCTGGAAATGCTGGGCGGTGGGAAGAGTGTTTTGATCCGATGATCCGCGGAAATCGCCGTCATGCGCGATTTTGCTGGGCCAACCCTTCTGCCGCACAGTGCAGAAGTGACCTCTGCAGCCTTGCTCATGTCCAACTTGCTCGGATCAGTGATCGACGCAAAGCCAATCATGACGGCTTGTGGGCAGGGTCGTAGTATTTGGTTCTTCAGCCTTGAGAGCTGCAAGGGATCGAGCGAAGATCCCATCTTTCGGCTCTGCACCAAGACTCTTATGCACTCTCGGTGGTCCAATCCCACCGTTGAAATGCTGTCGGGGAAAAGGGAGTCAAGACGGGCCAGAGATTGATTGGCGTCCGCCCCATCAAATTTTAGGCGCGCCCATACCCTTGGAGTTCGAACTTCGATCACCGGCGTCGCCGTCACCGTTGCCGAAGGCCTTCCAACGAATTTTTGCACGCGACGCGAATTCATCAAAACTGCAATGAGAGGTAGCAAACTGAACCAACACTCTAGCTTGCCATTGATAGCGATGCAACCAGGGCGGCATGCTTCCTCATGAGAAAATGCGCGCGCTGTGCATCGCACGCTATCCAAGACGCTCAAACGCCTCCTGACTGGTCACGGACTGAGGATCGAGGAATATGCCGGCGGATTACCCGACCACGGTGCCAACCTACAGCGAGGCCCGCAACGTCATGGCTCAACCGGGCCAAGGAGATCGGAAGGCGAAGGGCTTAAGGCAGAAGGGGTTACCCCAAATCGTTGTTTCCGCGCCCTTGTCGAACAGTCCTAAGTCTGTTCCGGCAAGCCGCTTTGAGGTCCCAGTTCCACCCATCTCTGCCGATCCGGCGGTCTGCATCGCCGGCCGGGTCGCGCCAGTTGCCGACGTTGGCACCTCTTCAAGAACACGACTTTTAGCCCGCCATGCATACGGGCGAGATCGACCTTTAGCGGCCCTTCCAATTGGCGGCTGCTGAGATGGAGGCCATAGACGCTTTCAGGCCTCCCCTGCCAAAATCGTGTGGTTCGCGAACTTCTATCGTGGCCTGCGCTCACATCCGATCCGCCACCCCTCGCCATCTTGATCGACCTGCGTCACCTCGAACTCGGCGTCGTAACAGTCGCGGGTCGTCAAGGTGATCGCATCGCCGCACGTCGGCAGCGGCGCCCCGGCGGGCGCTCGGATCAGGACTGTGCCAAAGCGCCCAGCCTGACTGGGCCGAAACTGATAGTGGAATGGCCCGAGCGTATCGGGCAGGCTCCGGTGGTTTCGGCGCGGAGTCACGACCTCACCCGCCGACCCTGTCGATGCTGAAGTGCTGCTCGACGAGCGTCGCGGCGCCGAAGATCGTCATGAACGCGATGTCCGCAGCGTCACGGCCTGTCGCGACCCGAACAAGACCCTCAAGCGGAGCAAGGCCGGAGGGGTCGACCAATCGCCAGCGGCCACCGAGATAGATCTCGGCCACGGCATGGAGATCGGGCGGCTCCAGCCTCCACGCGTACCCGCTGACAGCCCGAGCCGGGATGTTGCCCGCCCGACAGAGCGCGATCGCCAAATGGCTGAAGTCTCGGCAAACCCCGGCGCGGTCGACGAGAGTGTCGACCGCTGTCGTCGCGGCGTGACTGACCCCGGCGCGATAGTCCACATGATCGGCGATCCAGGCCAGGATCGCGGCGACCTTTTCCCCGCCGCGCAAGCCGCCGAACTCCCGTTCGACGAAGCGCATCAGTCGATCCGAGGGGCTGTAACGGCTGGCCCGAAGGTAAGGCAGCACTTCACTCGGCAGGTCTGCGATCGCCGTTTCCTCCGCGCCAGCCAGCCCATGATCGGACGCCGCCGTCTCGACCGTGGCGCGATAGAGCGCGTTGATCCTGCCCGAAGCTGCGAACACCGTACGGCGCTCGCCTGTCGACGGGTCATCGATACGGCGGGCCGGTGCGGGCGGCCAGAAGGTGAGCGCATCCGACGTCACCTGCTGGTCCCGCCCGTGCGCGGCTTCGACCAGCAGAAGAACTTCGCATGGCGCTGCAAAATCGTAGGTAAGGGAGGCTTCGACCTGGAAAAGCATGCACGCCCTTCAGGCGGCAACGCCGCCGCTCACGCGATGCCAGCGCGAGTGCAATGAAAATAAATGGAGGAAAGGATCCGGTCGATCCTGGCAATGCCTTCAATATAATTGTATGGTACGAAAATAGAAGGCGCGGCGATGATTTTTCCGCCGTGCCACAACATCGCCGAAAATCAAACGGGATCGCTGGTAAATCCTTCGATAGCAGGGACGCGTCATTCGGTTTCACCTCTTCAAGGGAAGGAAACATCCAGATGCTGTCTCACCCTCAGCGCAATCTCCAAGTCATGATGCTGTCTCATGACCTTCAGCGCCTGGCTGATCGATTTCTGCCCGATCCCAACGCGGCTCGGTTCCTGGTCCACGAGACCCTGATCGACGCCTTCGCTGCGCCATCTGATGCCCGGCCGATGGCCGCCCGAGGGCGGGATCTGCGCCGCGCCATGATCGCGCGTTTGCGGGCCAGCCGCAGCCCTTCACGGCGCCCCGGCCATCAACAGCGTCGCTGAGCTGCGACACCAGGAGTCGCAGATGCCCGAACCCGTAGACTTCACCGCAACCTCACAGGTGCTGAGCCTTGTGCCGGACGCCGCGTGCGACACCGGGCCGAGCCAGCTGTCGCTAGGCGCCTACCGCGCGCTTCGCCAGTTGGAGCGTCGCCTGCGCACCGGAGCGCTCGATGCGGTCAATATCCGCCACGTCCAAGAGCTGGCCGTGCTCGGCCTTGCGCACCATGGCCGTGGTGGCTGGCGCCCGACTAACGCCGGCCTGAACTACCTTGGCAAGCGCCAGGACCGGAACCTTCCGGACTGAAGCCGCAATCGCTTGGCGAGGTGATGCATGAGCGAGGACCTGCTGCGCCTTCGCAACGAATGCGACCAGCTTCGCCAGCGCTGCGATGAACTTCAGCGCCAGTTGAACGACCTGACGTCGCAAGTTGGCGGTCTGACCGACGAGCTTGGGCGGCGTTTTTCCGACGAAACGTTCAACGCCTCGCGCCCTTCCCGGCATCGCGAAGCCTAGTGCGGTCGCCAGCCACTATCGGCCCCGACAACAGGACACCCATGAAACAGCCCCCGATCGATCGCATTGTCATCACGGTCTGCCGCAACGACGGCCTATGGGCGGCGGAAGAGGCAGGTCTCTTCTTTGGCGCCTCGCCCGACAAGGATATCGCCAAGGCTTCGGCCATGCGTCGGGCCAGAGAGCGAATTGAGGAAGGCCATGCCTGCCAAATCCGGATCTCCGGCGAGAATGGTTTCGCGATCTAAAAGCGGAAGAACTTTGCAAGGTAGAGCGTCAGCTACAGGTGCTAAGTCGTCGCCCCATCGACTTTCGCTGCGTTGCTGTGAGGTGCAGCTCTGATCTTGCCCTTACAGCCGGCGACTTAAACCTTATCACCAAGAGGTGAGCCAATATCTTGAAGTCATCCGCCTGGCCAGTGAGCGATGGCAACTTCCATGCCGTCTCACGCCAGTTGCGGTCGTTGGGACAGTTCCGGGGACTGGAAGCTCCAACCGGCCGTGAAGCAACATCCTGCCTGCGGCTATGCTCAAAAACATGCGCTACCATTTCGCCGTAGGGGCGCGCCCTTCTCGGGCCTGGCTTTCGCCGCATGATCTCAGCTTCTAGAAAGCCAAGCCGCGAGGATCTTGCGCGACTTTCAGTATCGGCGTCTCGCCATCTTCTGAAAGCGGAAGAGTTATCACGCAGCATACACCCGACGCGGCAAAATCCAGCCGAGCCTCCCCGCGGGCATCGGCGAAGACCCGCGACAAAAGTCGAGCCCCAAATCCGCGCCGTTCAGGAGAGCTCACTGGCGGCCCCCCAGATTCCTGCCAAAGAAAGTTTAGGAAGCGCTGCCCTTCGCCATCGTGAGCGTCGGTCCAGCTGACCTCAACCCGGCCGCCGGGGCGGTTTAGCGCTCCGAACTTGTTGGCGTTGGTGGCCAGTTCATGCAGCGCGAGCGAGATCGCGACCGCGAGGTTGGGGCTCAACCGGACAGGTGGACCGGAAATCCCGATAACAGGCTCAGCGACCTGAAACGGCGCAACAGCCTTGCCGACCACCTCGGCAAGATCCGCGCTAGCCCAGCTCTCCTGGGTCAATACGTCGTGAACTTTGGAGAGCGCCATCAGCCGTCCAGTCAGGCTCTGCCGCGTGCTTGCCGCGACGCCGCCGGCGCGCAGGGTTTGCTCAGTCACCGACTGGACGGTCGCAAGGGTATTCTTGATCCGATGGTTGAGCTCGTTGAGAAGGAGAATACGATGCTCGGCGGCCAGCTTGGCGGGCGTCTCGTCACGCATGATCTTCAGCAGCGCGCACTCTCCCGCATGCTGGAACGGCACCATGACCCCGTTTGCCCAGAACCATTCCTTATCCCGCCGGACATGCCAGCGGCTGTCCTCGGCGCGGCCACGGTTAAAGGCCGTGCTGATCTCGAGCGCGCCGACGCCCGCCGCAAGATCCGGCGCCGTCAGGAGAATATCGACGCTTTGACCGATCGCCGCACGGGGCGTGTAGCCAGTTATTCGCTCGGCTCCCGGGCTCCAACTGGTGATCATCCCATCGGGAGTCAGCGTAATGATAGCGAAGTCCCATGCATTCTCGATGATCAGGGCCGCGAGAGCCGGGTCGGTGAGCACAGGTGAGCCGATCATTTTAGGGAACTGGTTTGACAACGCTTGGATGTGACTTCGGCCCCATCATCTCTCGGATTTTGCGATTAAAGCTCCGCGATTATCTC includes:
- a CDS encoding sensor histidine kinase, encoding MSNQFPKMIGSPVLTDPALAALIIENAWDFAIITLTPDGMITSWSPGAERITGYTPRAAIGQSVDILLTAPDLAAGVGALEISTAFNRGRAEDSRWHVRRDKEWFWANGVMVPFQHAGECALLKIMRDETPAKLAAEHRILLLNELNHRIKNTLATVQSVTEQTLRAGGVAASTRQSLTGRLMALSKVHDVLTQESWASADLAEVVGKAVAPFQVAEPVIGISGPPVRLSPNLAVAISLALHELATNANKFGALNRPGGRVEVSWTDAHDGEGQRFLNFLWQESGGPPVSSPERRGFGARLLSRVFADARGEARLDFAASGVCCVITLPLSEDGETPILKVAQDPRGLAF
- a CDS encoding Fic family protein, translated to MQKFVGRPSATVTATPVIEVRTPRVWARLKFDGADANQSLARLDSLFPDSISTVGLDHRECIRVLVQSRKMGSSLDPLQLSRLKNQILRPCPQAVMIGFASITDPSKLDMSKAAEVTSALCGRRVGPAKSRMTAISADHRIKTLFPPPSISSRWPAFLREEADNFAPGFCRAMFYYASTILHHPFEDGNGRLARLIATSSLIKDGSIKNPTLPLTYILIMECRMDASLLIQLSEDGDWDGYISSMSRTIENYAEEFSKSKSLGVLKNVP
- a CDS encoding transglutaminase-like domain-containing protein — encoded protein: MLFQVEASLTYDFAAPCEVLLLVEAAHGRDQQVTSDALTFWPPAPARRIDDPSTGERRTVFAASGRINALYRATVETAASDHGLAGAEETAIADLPSEVLPYLRASRYSPSDRLMRFVEREFGGLRGGEKVAAILAWIADHVDYRAGVSHAATTAVDTLVDRAGVCRDFSHLAIALCRAGNIPARAVSGYAWRLEPPDLHAVAEIYLGGRWRLVDPSGLAPLEGLVRVATGRDAADIAFMTIFGAATLVEQHFSIDRVGG